A genome region from Penaeus chinensis breed Huanghai No. 1 chromosome 22, ASM1920278v2, whole genome shotgun sequence includes the following:
- the LOC125036866 gene encoding bifunctional purine biosynthesis protein ATIC-like — protein MLGGRVKTLHPTIHGGILARDIPSDLADLTERNISQIQVVVCNLYPFVKTVAKEGVTVEDAVENIDIGGVTLLRAAAKNHSRVTVLCDPDDYGKVLEEFKTGNTDITTRQQLALKAFTHTAQYDDAISDYFRKTYSKGMAHLPLRYGMNPHQKPAQVYTQGPKLPITVVNGSPGFINLCDALNAWQLVRELRAALDLPAAASFKHVSPAGAAVATPLTEDEAKVCMVEDLGPLTPLAIAYARARGADRMSSFGDFVALSDECDALTARIISREVSDGVIAPSYSPEALELLKKKKGGSYCVLQMDPSYEGELMERRTLFGLTLEQRRNDAAITPELLKNVVTKRKDMSQDSIRDLIVASIAVKYTQSNSVCYAKSGQVIGIGAGQQSRIHCTRLAGDKANNWWMRHHPRVLSMKFKEGVKRAEKSNAIDNFVGGTVGKDMPESQFASVLEEVPATLTQEERDAWTQKLTAVALSSDAFFPFRDNVDRAKQSGVEFIVSPAGSNNDNIVVEACDEHNMILVHSNLRLFHH, from the exons ATGCTTGGTGGGCGTGTGAAAACCCTTCATCCAACtatccatggtggaattctggcTAGGGATATACCCTCAGACCTTGCTGACCTCACAGAGAGAAACATCAGCCAAATTCAA gttGTAGTATGTAATTTGTACCCCTTCGTGAAGACAGTGGCTAAAGAGGGTGTCACAGTAGAGGATGCTGTTGAGAATATTGATATTGGAGGTGTAACACTCTTGAGGGCTGCTGCCAAGAACCATAGCCGTGTAACAGTGCTCTGTGATCCTGATGATTATGGAAAAGTTTTGGAAGAGTTCAAGACTGGTAACACAGATATAACCACAAG GCAGCAGCTAGCTTTAAAGGCATTCACACACACTGCCCAGTATGATGATGCTATCAGTGACTACTTTCGCAAGACCTACTCTAAGGGGATGGCCCATCTACCCCTTCGTTATGGCATGAACCCTCACCAGAAGCCAGCTCAGGTTTATACTCAAGGACCAAAGCTTCCTATCACAG TTGTAAATGGTTCACCTGGTTTTATTAACTTGTGTGATGCTCTTAATGCATGGCAGCTAGTGCGAGAGCTTCGTGCTGCTTTAGATCTCCCTGCAGCAGCATCTTTTAAACATGTCTCACCTGCTGGAGCAGCTGTTGCCACACCCCTAACTGAGGATGAG GCAAAAGTGTGTATGGTGGAAGATCTAGGTCCCCTCACTCCGTTGGCCATTGCCTATGCTAGAGCACGAGGAGCTGATCGAATGTCTTCCTTTGGAGACTTTGTGGCTCTGTCAGATGAATGTGATGCTCTTACAGCAAGAATCATTTCTAGGGAG GTCTCTGATGGAGTGATTGCACCATCATACTCACCGGAAGCCTTGGAGCTtctcaagaaaaagaaagggggaagctACTGTGTGTTGCAG atGGACCCTAGTTATGAGGGTGAACTTATGGAGCGTCGGACCCTCTTTGGCCTTACCCTTGAGCAGAGGAGAAATGATGCAGCCATTACACCAGAGCTCTTGAAAAATGTTGTCACCAAGAGGAaagat ATGAGCCAAGATTCCATAAGAGACTTGATTGTTGCTTCTATTGCTGTGAAATACACCCAGTCCAACTCTGTATGTTATGCTAAATCAGGCCAAGTCATTGGCATTGGTGCAGGACAACAGTCCCGCATCCACTGTACAAGACTGGCTGGAGACAAAGCAAACAACTG GTGGATGCGACATCACCCTCGAGTGCTGAGTATGAAATTcaaggaaggagtgaagagagCTGAGAAATCAAATGCCATTGATAActttgttggtggcactgttg GAAAGGACATGCCAGAGTCCCAGTTTGCTTCTGTGCTTGAGGAGGTCCCTGCTACACTGACTCAAGAAGAGAGGGATGCTTGGACACAAAAGCTGACAGCTGTCGCTCTTTCATCAGATGCCTTTTTCCCATTCAGGGATAATGTTGACAGAGCAAAGCAG AGTGGTGTTGAGTTCATTGTGAGCCCAGCTGGATCAAACAATGACAACATTGTTGTTGAAGCATGTGATGAACACAATATGATTCTTGTTCACTCCAATCTCCGCCTTTTCCATCACTGA